TTTATTAAAGTGATTAATATGATTAAATTATGAGAAATCCCATTAATTTAATGTTGGAGCAGTGATGTCATCGAGACTTCCTGGTGGAAGTGACATCACCAGTGGGAAAGCCACATGGTCATGTCAGATATTTAGGCACAAGAAGAGCAAAGTTAGGGGAGTCTGGCACAGATGAAGGGAAGCTTCATGGTACACTTCTCATCGTTCACATAATTAGTTCCTGTAAAGAGACAAATACTGACTGCATAGCAAGACTTTAACACAGAAAGTTATTTAAGCAGCAGGtgtgatgaagatcttttataaaaacatacagTTAAACCTAATTATTTGACTATATATGGAAACTGTAAAAGCATCTTTGGCTGTCAGTAATGCGTACCTTTTAGGTTGATGTCCATACAGTCTTCGTCTCCACCCTGACTGTTTGGTTCATTGGGGCCCCAGGAACGAAAGACAAACTTGGAACCATCACTCCACATCCAGACACCATcctgaaaaaacatttcaaatttaagTTCCTGTGCAAGCGGAGCACACAGAACCAACCAAAACCTCTGTCACCCTCTGTAGAAAACGTGAAATTTGTTTGGATCATTTTTACAGTAGACAATTGGTAAGATGGTTATTCTGGTCCTGGTGGGgtatttttctgttaaaagaGAGTCATTTCACTCCACTGCCACCACATGCTTTCTCAGCATGATGGATCAGGTCAATATGGACCCAAATCTCTGAGAAACGTTTTAGTGCCTTGTTGAAGCTACAACATGAAGAATAATACAGGTTCTGAAAGGGAGCAGGAGGTCCAACCAGGTACTATCAAGGTGTATCTAAAAAGTCAGTGTATTTCTAGATATTAGACCTGCCTGTCTTGGAAAGAGCGTTAACATTACTTTTTTGGTGAATTTACACCATATGGATGAGCTTAATCgaactgaaactgaatcaaaaccggaataatgcaaataaaacagaaataagtcttattattattttttattttatttgtaatcaTGAAAATATTCTCGGCAGCTCAACAGACACAGATTTCTATATATTAAATTCTCACCTGTACTCCATCATGGCCTCCAGCCCAGCTTGTTGTGTGTTGTCCAGTTGCTTTGTAGATCACACCTCTGATGAACTCGTACTCATTTGTACTGTGAAAGGAGGCCAGATTTCCTTCCAGAAAGTTGCAGTGACGCTGGAACACAACAGTGGTTTAAACCTTACTGTTTGCAGAGAGACAGTTGCTGCAGCCCAATTTCAGTGTCTAAAAAGATGAAACTGTACTTTACACTTGTATgcctttttatgtttaaataaagtCAGATTTTGTAACTCTGTTAAAGATAAAATGTATGTCCTGACATCATTAAATTAAAACTCTTCTGAATAAAAGAATCTGCTGTGACCATCACAGCTGCTGTACCTCAGCATCAGACCAACTCTTTTCAGCGTTCACAAACTGGAAACAGCGACCTTCGTACCAAGTCCAACCAGCAGGGCAGACACAGTTAGCAGCTGGAAAACGTGTGAAGTGAGAAGGTAAACCCATGCAACTGATCTTCAGCATCATTTTAACAGCCAAACAGTCCAGAAGCTTGGCTGCATCAAACACTTTGAAACAACGGTTAATCAAAGTTCAAAATCTATCACAATTTACATCACAGGCAATGACAAAGCTAATTATAATTATCAGTTAGTAATTGTGAAATGATCCTttaattaatgttaaattaattCCATAAAATTCAGTCAAATTAGGTGAAACCTTCAAACTGACACATCTCTTGATTCTGATGAAGTCGTTTTATGTCTTCTCAGCATTTCTAACCACCTTCTATAAAAACCACTGTGACCTTGCTGCTTAATGTGGGACTGGTTGTGTCATTTGAAAAACACAAGGAAATATAAATTAttcattgtaaaataaatatacttttgtTGTCATGAGTTGAAGGATTTTATGGTCAGTTTTCtgtgatgttatttttacttttaatacttttttatattttgaccTTCTGGTTACTGTGGTGTTTAGTCATGTCCTGTTAGTTCTAGTTTTCCTTATGCATGTGGTTCCTTCTGTATTCATGTTCTCTCATCCTTCTGGCAATCTTCTCGTTCATCTCCAGCTCCTGCTTTCCACACAGCTGCACCCAATTAAACACTCACCTGGTTTGCATCCAGTAATCATCTTTACCATATTCAGCTCCTTGTCTTCATTCAGATATTGTCGGATCCTTTCTTTAAAGCTACATCTACCTTGGATTATTTTAGATGATTCTATGAATTCGGGTCTCTTTTCTTCAgtgttttggtttaaaaaacaaaaataatttgattAAAATTGTTTCAGGGTTATTTTATGTTCCCATTTATTAGCATTTTTGTGCAACAAAACACCTACTGTTGGAAATAATTATATGCTATTCAACATAATTACTGTTCTTATTTCCTTCTGTTACAACATTTATTATATAAACAATTTATTAATAGATTTTAATACTGAATTGAAAATAGTTCTGTACCTTTAATGGATGGACCAACTATTACATCTGAGCTATGTAAaggttttttatctttttaaagaaCTTCCCATATTGCCAACGCAGTCCTGTAGGTTTTATAAACTCCCAAAATAAAAGAAGCACATACCTCTCAGTGGACCTCCCGCCTGTGGATGGAAAACCCCAAAATATTAGAACAGAATTCCCAACAACACAAGTGTCCTCAGTGAACTTCTACCAACTGGTAGCACTGGTGGTTCAGATTGCTCCATCTAAGCTATCTCAGTCAGCTAATTTATTTGCAGGTGGTCTTCCATATACTCAAAAGGCAATTCTCAGAAAATAGTCATATAAATAATCTTTTGAAGCCCTTTTGCATACTTACATCAGCTCCAGTCCAGAGTCCACAGCTCAGACCAAGAAGCAGAGTGAGGAAAAGACCTGAAGCCATCTTTGGAAAGAATTGTTCAGAAAGATCAGTGTTCAGAGTTTAATCACAGAACTATAATTTGTGCTGCAGGAATGTTACCAAATACagcaaataaactgaatccaaaCATGAAACATGATGAACAACAAGACGTCCAACTTAACCTTGTTTTGATTATCAGTTGAAGAGTCTGTTCCAGTAGCAGTTTCTGGTCACAGGGTGTCGTAGAGATGGAAACACCGGCCTTATATACCGttagtttgtttgtgtgtattgtCTATGAACACATGATCAAATATTGGGACAGCAAGCAGATGAATGACAGGTAATAAAAATGGGTGTTGGCTGTGTAAACTTATAAAGCCCACTGTTGAAATGTCGACTTAAGATTGTTTAAAGACAAATTTTGGTTGAAAAAACAAGCACCTCATTTGGCATCTCAAGCACAGAGGTGGAGGAATGATGTTTGTCTTGAGCATGCCATAAATGTCTCTTTGTTCCAAAGAATTatagagtcaaatgtgaggctatttgtctgacagctgaagcttggtccaaactggtTAACAGAACAACGTTCCAAACATAGTAGCTAATATACCACAGAACGGCTGAAAAACCAAATAATCAAGGTCCtgcaatggcccagttaaagtccagacctgtgtctgattgaaatgctgtggtgggaccttcagagacctgtgcagaaacaaatgtctgtAAAACTGCAACAATGTTGGACAGAAGAGTTGACCAAAATTGCTTCACAACAATGACACTGAAAAAGTCAGAAAATAagagttttttctggttctACATACTATTAAATCATAATTCTGACTTTTCCTATGAATATCCTGAAATTTTCTCTTGCAGAAGCCAGGGAACTTTAGGTTTCTACACAGGTCCAAGTGCTCTGGTGGTCTCAGGCACCACTGAGGCCTTGAATGTCCACAAATTCTGTATGTTCTCTTCTAGTTTCTCTCaagcttcttgtttttcttcttattaATGTAGCCACTTTGGATGGCTAGTTCTACCACCTCTACTCTCTTGGCTACTTTCTTCACCACCACAACATTTGGTTAGCTAGCAATCACCTGTTTATCAGTCTGAATAACTTCTCAACCACCCACGGCCTTTTGCTTGGACTGTGTGGCTTACAACCACTACTCCACAAATGTTCCTGTACAATGTTCTAACTACCTGGTTATGGTGGTCCATGTACAGTTTGCCTGCCTGCACCTGGACTCCACTGCTCTTGTGCTGAGAACCTGTTTTTGCCGTCATGATGAGTATCTCGATACTGTCCTGTGCAGAGTGCAGAAGGACAGTATGGAGCTGTCCTATAATTTTTCATGTGGCTGGTATTCTATAACATCCAGGAGCCCAAACAGGATGGAAGCATCAcctgatgtttattttttatcttatcCTCTGGCACCTGGGTGTGTAGTGAAACAGATCTAAAGTCTACAGATGGGTGGtaagtaaattaaatgtaattagTAATAGAGCCGTTAGCATGAATGTGATGTTGACAGAAgatcatttttctttctgacTCAAAGAGAACGCTGTTCAGTTTTTCAGCAACCTTGTGGTTTCCAGCAGGATCTTCAGTGGTCAgactgaataaatgaatgaatgagagGCTTTATTGTCATTGATAACAAGCTACAATGAAATAAGTAGTGATGCTCCTTCAGTGCTTTTACACATTCCTACATATCTACACACAAAATATGTACATTCCATAATTACTAAACTTAATAAAATTATcataaaatgcaattaaaaataaattaatacatgACTAAAATTAAACACTGTAGACTTCCAGGTAAGTTTTATGTGCTATAATGTGTCTAGGAAAAACTGTTCTTGAATCTGGAGGTGTGGGCTCTTGGTACTTCTTCCATTCAATTTTTGGAGATGTTAAAGCAGGGTCTCAGGGGTTATCAGAGGTCACCGTGAATATCATTATAAAACATTAACTTTGGATACAAATAAGGAAGAACTAAGCTGTGGAGATaccattttaaataatcttaaaaTATTGCAAAGTTCAGTTGTTTATGTTCCACATCATTTATACTGAAGAACAATCAGGTAAAAAATATACTGTCTGTACAGAACTATATGTTAAATAGTGTCAAACATTTGGGAATAAACTGTAGTTATTCTTCCAGGGAACCTTTTTTGTAGATGTAACAAAGTAGCTCATTTTGTTTGGCAGCCATGGAGCCGTTGCAGGGTCTTCCAGGTTGATGAGGGAGCATGGCTCCCAGACCATCCTGTCTCCAGGTACCCTTCACAAATCTGTGGTCACCGTCTTCTGAATCAATCAGTGCTGGAGGTGCATGTGTGTCAGATTGAAACTCATGCAAATATTTGTGGAGACACACACAACCTAAGGCCCCCTTCTTTACCTTGTTTGAACATCATTGTGGTAAGAAATACTCTCCACCTGTTGGAGACAAGTATTCTAAATCCATTTTCCACAACTCTGCATCTGCAAGAACACCAGCAGTTAAACACTTTGTGCTGATAGTCCATCTGACAAAAGGAGAATGGCTTTATGAGGTCTGCGCTCAAAGGATAAGCATTGTCACCCAGGAGCACAAAAGGTGCTTGTATGTCTGATCCTGGGAGAGGTTTTGCTGCTGGGATCTGACTCAGCAAACACTCCAGCATCTGATGCTCAGCCCTGTTCCTCCACACTAACATAGAGAATCTGGTACTTGGCATCAACACAGACAAATGTCTCTCGTAAAGATGCTTCCCCTATGAGCGGGGGGGTTAGAATATTAATGTCCTTCCTAATCTAGGGCACCAAGACAGTGGGAGAACCGCCTCTTCTGATGGAAATCCTGTGCAGTTTCCAACCATTCTTCCTCCATATTTGGTGTCTGAAATGACAGTTTTATAAATCAGTGCAAAGATCTTCAATCGTTCAACTTCCGGTGTAAAGGACAACTGCAACATTTGAAATATTGTGCAAGACTAGTTAATTATAGACATGACATTTgtaattaaattacatttctaAACAAAGTAGCCGTATGACAAAAAAAGAGACCGCATGCATGTATGAAACAGTTCATTACATGTAATAAACAAGATACAGGCACCTTTAACTACACGTATAAATTGTTGTGAGTACGACATTGTTCTGTACATTAAATGTCACAAGGGGTCAAAATGTCGTAATTCAGCTAGATTAACATTTGGTCAGGTCCAAGGTGTCCATGATCCCATACATAAACTACTTTAGACATGATTAGTATTAGTTACCTTGAGATAATCCACAGCAGATGCCTGATACGGGATTTGGATACTTTCCAAGCCTAAACTGATCATTTAGGGAAGTAAATGATTCTTCAACTGGATAAAGAATCAAGCAACATGACTAACATTCATCCTATTAGTAAAAGTtaacataataaacaaaaaagactGTTGCAAACAAACATGTTGCCACAAATCTGAGTGATAATCAGTGTCTCCTTCACATGAATAGATGAACTCATGTTGGCCTCCTGCTTGGTGAGGAAGGGGGCTACTTTGTTGATGACAAACTCAAGGTCCCACTTTGAACCCTTCTCTGTCATAAATCTGTTAAATATGACATCCACAAACTTACATGTAGACATTCTATAACATCAGAACACCACAAACTCAAAATCATGTGATGAAATCTCTGTGTGTTTATTTCAACTGtaataaaccaggaaaactcAATGAAATATCAGATCAGAGAACAATCTTAACACAGTGTGTAACAACATTTCCCAAGAAAAACAGCAATAACTCACGTCTGTATTATAGTGTAACAAGTAGAGCTCCAGCTGGTGCTGTCTCCACTCCTTTAACCAacaagatagatagatagatagatagatagatagatagatagatagatagatagatagatagatagatagatagatagatagatagatagatagatagatagatagatagatagatagatagatagatagatagatagatagatagatagatagatagatagatagatagatagatagatagatagatagatagatagatagatagatagatagatagatagatagatagatagatagatagatagatagatagatagatagatagatagatagatagatgatagatagatagatagatagatagatagatagatagatagatagatagatagatagatagatagatagatagatagatagatagatagatagatagatagatagatagatagatagatagatagatagatagatagatagatagatagatagatagatagatagatagatagatagatagatagatagatagatagatagatagatagatagatagatagatagatagatagatagatagatagatagatagatagatagatagatagatagatagatagatagatagatagatagatagatagatagatagatagatagatagatagatagatagatagatagatagatagatagatagatagatagatagatagatagatagatagatagatagatagatagatagatagatagatagatagatagatagatagatagatagatagatagatagatagatagatagatagatagatagatagatagatagatagatagatagatagatagatagatagatagatagatagatagatagatagatagatagatagatagatagatagatagatagatagatagatagatagatagatagatagatagatagatagatagatagatagatagatagatagatagatagatagatagatagatagatagatagatagatagatagatagatagatagatagatagatagatagatagatagatagatagatagatggatagttttgaagaaacacatttacttttcttcatatttttcatatttactgGAAGGCATTTACTTTAGTTGCCTTCCAGTATGACCTTCCAGCTATGATAGTGATTGATTTTGAGTCCTCTAAACtgtttctgtattgttttctgGGAGGTCAGCAGATGTGGTGACTGACTTCAAAAGGAGCTGCTGCCAATGATGCCAAGGAGGATGAACCCTCATTCAGACTTGGGCACATTTCTACCTTGTCCAGATTTGATCAGATACAGTTTATTGATGCAGATGTAATTAATGAACTGTATAAATGGTAGTGAAAGTACTTCTTTATTAAAGctagttttgcattttacttatcttacaataaattgtttggtcatttatttttgcaaaattcacagttgttttgtcatctaataTGATTTTAACTACAGTttcaattaaatgaacattttagtaaataaattacaattttacaacagTTGTCAGACTACAGTCACAATCAACTCTGTTATAGATACAAGTACTCAGTTCACATGACAGCAAAAAATAGTATAATTATGTCTTTACAAAAATTAAGAATTCATCCCAGATCTTCATTCATATTTTTGTACAGctacttattttcctcattcatttaaaaattatttaatttttaaaggaaataatttaaaaatcaaattctgctcattttccatctgtaatatttggatattttttttaaatacataggcAATAGATCTTTCCACGTAGTATAGGATGTAGATCTCAAGGTAATTTGATCAGAGCTCTTAGCTGCTGGCACAGAATACAGTTATAGCATCCAATGCTAGCATGTGCTAGCATGCGGAGGAGATCAGAAAGAGCATTTATAATAGGTATTGTTACTTCTGTTAggattttcacattatgatttATGTTGAGAATTAAAAGCAGGTACTTTCATgcttttagtttagtttgcatgtgggaacattaaactgagatttaacatgtgtGAGCCTTGAGGAGGAATCACAGgatcacagcaggagtcaggatggaacaagggtgaaacagaggttaggaAGTTCTCAACAAATGCAAGCAGTAAATGCTGTTTGtatggacaataaagcaataaatgtcgacttttgggcatggtatagataccaCAAGGTAGCTTGGCTAATTTACAGCACCAGACTGCATAAGGGggaggcacagtcagtaagctttgaagtagaTGGTATAAAGATGTTCTGGCAACTGTGATGAGTCAGAGTagagacagccatgctttgctgaaacctGTGATCTCTCCGTAAGGCCttacatcattttctttctctgtgttattttgtatatttattttgcattagaaatcattggatttatgatcttccaaattaaacttgtgttaatcttaatttcctgctcttcatctgttctttctcacgacatccggactgggagaggttgaggccgcaaggatatcagtgatagcattattttacctcaacatttAGTAACCAGTAATcagttcattattatttaattaccaaaaGTTGCAGAAAAGAGTGAAAAAAGTCGCTTTTTGCATTATGTCGCGCCTTAAGCCGTTCAAACTGACTGACACCGCTGAGATGTTTGGATTTATTGAGAgctacatgaaccacgtgaccgccTATCAGCGAGTTCAAAGAGCGTCGTAActctttctatggcgctggCTGCACCCAAGTAGGGGTCTTTGCAGACGAAGTGGGCGTTTCTCAATCAGGGCGTTTCTCAACCACCAATCCTGATTGGACGCACAAAATCAAGCGCAAATCAAGCGCAGCACATGATCTGATGAGCGTGTAATTATGCACGTAACTCTACCGCAACATATGATTGGACGTTATCgggaagtgattttttttttaattgccatTTGCCACTggagtttattttctatttataattttcgATAACCCCCTTTTTTACATCgaatctgtttaaataaaataaaataaaataaacataaaggtCTCTCTACGGCCATGTTCTATTTTTTCCTAATTTCAGTAGTTTATTCCCTGGCATCggactttttgtttattttcataaagttGATCTTTATTGATATAGATTTTTCAGTGATATTGTGAGGGCTAAAAGTACATATTGGGACAAAATGATTGATAACCTgctattattttctaaaagaatATCCGTTTTGGGTATGAAAATAAAAGTAGTTTGAAATAAATCATAATGAAGACATAAACATgtatcatttaaaacattttaattttaaggaGAGTAGCTTGGAGACAAAGGATGGTTCCCATGACTTCATATTTTCTTGTTCAACCTTTTGAAGCAGTCATCTCTGATAAGTGATTACTGtcattttcaattcaaattcaattcaaattctaCGATTTAATGCAAACAGGAAGTGAATCAGTCTACATTTCACTTACTTCGTGATGTACTTAGCTTTATGTCAGGGTAAACGCAGATTATCTTTCAGAAATATCTTCTAACAGTAATAATGACCATGCAGAACTGCCTCTTAATGTCCCAAAATAAACGTAGTGATAAAGCCATTTGCTCTACACTGAAAAGCTGTAGCATATTATATACAAAGTCTAGAAATCATCACATTACGACTCACTGACAGCCCACATCAAAGGCAGCAATAAGAGACAACATGAGGTTAaagatgttctttattttacattaaataaatgtgcaggagagaatttaagtacaccctttcatcaaacattttgacaggtgggcgggacttccggtgggggccatgtggttgccatgtgggcaggaggtcacgtggtcaagcaggggggtgtgtccaagggtgcgtaacagtggatgctgattggttgtcgtcattagcggcgataccttaaatgagtcaattaaaacacacaggggtgtgtttaagggtgttattaataat
This DNA window, taken from Girardinichthys multiradiatus isolate DD_20200921_A chromosome 1, DD_fGirMul_XY1, whole genome shotgun sequence, encodes the following:
- the LOC124874406 gene encoding galactose-specific lectin nattectin-like, producing MASGLFLTLLLGLSCGLWTGADAGGPLRAANCVCPAGWTWYEGRCFQFVNAEKSWSDAERHCNFLEGNLASFHSTNEYEFIRGVIYKATGQHTTSWAGGHDGVQDGVWMWSDGSKFVFRSWGPNEPNSQGGDEDCMDINLKGTNYVNDEKCTMKLPFICARLP